The Drosophila subobscura isolate 14011-0131.10 chromosome A, UCBerk_Dsub_1.0, whole genome shotgun sequence genome includes the window ACAAAAGGGCAATATTGCATTCCTATTTGCCAGCGGACCACAGGCCAGCCCTTCACTTCTGGAACTACTtataaattaatggaaattctatttgaactatttttacccagtctgtgtctgtctgcaaaATGCACGTTGGGGAAAGGCTCTTACAGATTCTTCACTTCATGTTTTCTCTTTGATTTGCTGAATTTTGAAAGAGTGCTAACGGGTACACCCCATGCAATCCGCACCCCCCTGTTTATCTAGCTAAGTTTATTTGCCAGGAACACCTCGAGGGTCAGTTCCGAAGATGCTCCACAAGCGACCCCCAACGGCTCCAAAGCGCAACCAAGGAACTTTTGCCCGAGGCGGAAGCGGGCGGAGATGCAAGCCAAAGCTTTCGCTCAACAGGTTTCAACCCTTACCGCACCGAGCAAGAGCTTTCTGCTgaaagctgctgctctgaGGAGGACGTCAGCTGAGAGCAAGCGAGcgaagaaaaacgaaaaagcgAACGGATGGACGGGTCGAACTTCGCTCAGCGCGCAGGCGTCGTAGAGGCGCCCCTcgcgactgagactgagactgagacggCGACGAAGGCGGAGACTCTGACTGAGACCGAGACTGAGCAGCgatgcaccagcagcagcaggcagaagcacccgcagcattttggccaaaaaaacaacaaaaaaaacactcacaaaaaaaaaaaacgtttgtAAGTTTCAGTGCGCTTGTTGTCGCTGTAGAAGGCGCGTCGTTTGACtcaataaaaattgttgtctctcctcctgctggcgttttaaataatatattgtgcgttttttttgttttggttcggttcggttcagttttgtttttgtgttgtgtgtgtttgttgctttttaacTTCTTGGTGAGTTTCGGCTGGCGGGTGGCGGTTTTTCCTGTTGTggccaaagagccaaaaaagaaaggaaaaaggaaaaggaaaatatcgTTATTCCAGCAGCTGTCCTCAGGCGGCCAcagagggtgagggtgagggtaCAGCAGGAGGCGAATCAACAACAAATCCGGGGGTTTGTCCTGCTTGCCCTGCTTGTCCTGCTTGCGCTGCTTGCCCTgcgcctggctgctgcttgtttcCGTGTGTGTTCCAATCAATCAACCAGCGCTCCCCTTCAATCACCTGATGATGTTGTGCCGCTCCGAGTTCCGGGATGACCTAATTTTCGTGTGGCTATCGCTTAGTCAGGaccaacaccagcagccagcccccGCACCAAAGAGAGCGACTGCCCGACTGCTCGCCCAACCCTAGGCCACAGGCAGCACTTGATTGGTTTCCTCCCACTTCCGCCTCCTCTAATTAGATTCCGATTTTGATTGGCATTTGTTCTCTCTGCATTTCAGTTTCCGGAACTGTTCCAGCACCAAGGCCCCTGGCCCACACGTACCCagcccaccgcccaccgcccaaAGCCCAGAGCCCAACGCCTGCGTcagagcaacagccacaggcCAACGCAACAGTCACATTCAGCATCTTGGCGACCATGGAGCAGCTGTGCTACCTGGCGCTGGGCTGCCTCCTGGTAATCGTGTTCCTCTACGGACTCCTCGAGCTGCACTACTTCCTGCGCATGTGCATTTGCGTGGTGCTGGCGCGATTCGTGAAGCGCCGCTGCCACATACTGGACGCCACAACGGTGAACGGTGAGTGCGAGTCCCTGTCTcggccgcttgccgcttgctgcttGGCCGCGCACTAATGCTTAGTCTCGGACCCTCACCAGGTCTCTGCCTCACCAACGATGTGGACACGCTGCTGTATCACATGAACAATGCCCGCTACTTCCGCGAGCTGGACTTTGCCCGCGTCGACTTCTACGAGCGGAGCCATCTGTACCGCACCATCACGGGCATGGGCGGATCCGTGTTCCAGGGCGCTGCCACCATACGCTATCGCCGCTTCATACGGCCCTTTCATCGCTTCAACATTGTCTCCAGGGTGAGtattccctctccctctccctcgccGGCTCTGGCTTCCACCTGTGGCTCACCTCTGGGTTTCTCTCCCGCAGATCGTGTACTGGGACGAGCAGTCGCTGTTCATGGAGCATCGCTTTGTGCGGCCCTCGGATAAGTTTGTGCACTGCATAGCCATTTGTCGGCAGCGCGTCATCGACGTGTCCATGGAGGCGGTGATGGCCGAGCTGCTGCCGCGGACGGCCTCCGACCAGTTCCGGCCATTGGAGCGGCATGTGGTGCCCGGCTCGGAGGCTAGCCTGCAGCCCATGAGCGTAACCGGCGGCATCAGTAATCCAGCGATGGACCAATCTTCCCTGGCGGAGAAtggacatgcagcagcagcagcagcagtgccagtgccagcgacagcgacagcgccaGTGACAGCCCTGGGGCACTGTGCCAAGCTGAAGCCATCGCTGCCACCGGAGCTGTCCAAGTGGATCGAGTACAATGACATGTCCAGCAAGAATCTGCGCAGCGGCTGCTGACGGGAGCTGGGAGCCGGCAAACTGGAGCCTCTCCCGACACATTTCGCGGGCTGTTTCtgaagaacaaacaaaaactgtgcTACACGTACTATGTATACATGTTTAAGTGGTCCCAGCGACCCTAGGCGTAAGTGTCCGCCCCTAAACCCTAGCTTTATCTAATGTATGATGACCATCATTCATGTCTGAATGCCCAAGCCCAACCCAAGCCCAACACCGCCCCATTGGTAGTCCCAAGAGTGTGTAAGTTTATGATGTACAATGGATTGTGTTtagtaaaacaaaagcaaaaactctCCGCTTAAcgggttctctctctctctctctctctctctacccagTTGAATCGCCTAAAAGTATGCCCTCGTGCAACGGTTTTGTGGTGTCTGCAGAAGAGTTCTTCGATGACTGCTTGATTTCATATGCCCGCCCCTTGACTTGAGACTTGTACCTTTTGGGTAATTTACAGTTTAACGTTTAGAGTTCGGCCCCAGTCAACTTTGTAATTCCCAGCATTTCCACATCAGCCCGCGAATGTGCTAATTGATCGCGTGTTTATTGCACTCCCACTTAGTCATCGGAATCGTAATCGGAAAGCAATCGATCGGCATTCGGCACTCGGCTGTCGGCATTGGCTAAAACATGAAAATACTTACATTTGTTTACCTTTCATATAGTGGCTTGCAGCGGCAATTAACATAAACAATAGCAAGAATGCAAGCACAACGGCCAAGaagcactgcttgctgctctctGAGAGTTGGGCAGCggctctccgctctctttgTGGGCCTCTGCACTTGTtgctccgctgccgctgcttctctccactctccaacTTTGGACTGCTTGCCAGCTTTCTTCGCTGCGGTGACGGTGACGCCGCCGTTCAGTCTTCTCTGGCCTTGCCCAGTCAACGGTTGTTGTCTCTTCGCTTCTTCTTTCGCGTATCCACGCCAGCTGAGCgtcactctgtgtgtgtgtgtgtgtgtgtgtgtgcgagagggATCGATTATTGCAAACGTAAGTAGATTTCCAGAGCTGGAATTGTCGCACTGCTTACCAGCGGGTTCAGTGCATACGATTGACATCCGCCCCGCGCAACGGACTTTGGCTGTAGGCCAGACGctgaacggaacggaacgggacgCGGGCTAAAGTCTGTTGCAAAACTTTCGCCGGAGCGACCTAACAGGTTTTCCCATCTATCCCATCCCACAGAAAAGTACAAATACGAAGATCGCTTGAACCATGTCGTGGCTGGTGCTTCTGCTGATCCTGTACGTGATCTGGGATGTGAACTACTTCATCCGCTGCGTGTTCACCGTCTTCGCCGGCCGGCTGTTCCAGCGCAAGCGCAAGGTGACGGAGAGCACCTCCATCTACGGGCTGTGCACCTCCCAGGATGTGGACATCTTCATACGGCACATGAACAATGCGCGCTACCTGCGCGAACTCGATTTTGCCCGCTTCCACTTCTACGCCCTCACGGGTCTGTACGAGCGCATACGGCAGAGGCGTGGCGGCGCCGTGCAGGGTGCCAGCAGCGTGCGGTACCGCCGCACCATACCCATCTTCCATCCCTACAAGATCCAGACGAAGCTGGTCTGGTGGGACGACAAGGCCATCTATCTGGAGCAGCAGTTCGTGACGCTGTCCGACGGCTTTGTGCGTGCCGTCGCCCTCTCCAAGCAGTGCATCACCAACTGCAACGTCGAGGAGCTGCTCAAAACCTACCCGGAGGCGGCCCAGCGACCAGCGATGCCCGCCGATCTCAAGCTCTGGCTGGATGCCATCGAGCTCTCCAGCCAGAAGCTGCGCAAAGACAAGTGAGAGCCAGAGACCGGAGACCCGGGATGGCCCCATTTACATAATGACCTCTGCGCCTCTGCGCCTCTGCGCATCTCCAGCTCCGCTTATTAAGTGTCTACCGCTTTCTGTTGCGGCTGTcacccttttttttttaacatagTTTTAATAAAGAAATGTTGCAGAGATTTGATGTATGGAAAGGTAAACGTGGTCTTCCAACTTTCCTTTATGCTAAGCTCGCCTGCCACTGGCTTTGAGTTGCAGACGGCTCGTGGGGGGTTTTTTCGCCAGTGCCGTTGCGGCTCCGCTCAACTCTGTTGCGTCAGAGATTTGGTTTCGCTTTGGTTCGAGAGTTGCGCCAGCATTATTCAAACTTCGATTTCACATAAGGcaatcataaataattatattcaCTGGCGTGCAAGGGTATCGTTAGGGGTACTACTGAAATACGAGTTGGCATCTTGATAACTTTATTGGGAAAGGATCTGCTCAGATTGAAATTCCCTTACGGCACAACCAAATTGTGTCTAGATTTCAGCAAGCTGCGTTGCCAAAGCCCAGCCACATTTTCCGtcttgtttatgttttgaGTCCGTTAACCCGCTCGGGCGAtatgttttgatatttttcgaTGGCCTCCATAAGCAGTGATTactgttttcttttgtaatACTTGTGACTGAGCAGAGCATCTCCTCTTTACGTCGTTTCCAATCACAGACATGCGTGATCATCACAGCTAACGGTTCAATAGCGTAACCGCTTGCGTCACTAGTTccactttccatttccctttctGTCATTTCCATACGGCACGGCACctctgcggctgccgctgcctttgcctctgcctcccccGCTATCTCTTCCCCGCTCTTTCGTTGGATTCTTTGTTAAGCGCTGACGCTGGCTTCTCTGCTGATGCGTTGATTTGATTCGTTTATTTAGAAATGTGGATCAAAACGTGACACTGAAATCTAAACATAAATCTCATTCACAAAGTATGTATGCAGACGGCGTGCGCGCTCTCTCCGCCACTCTTCCACTCCtcccctctccatctcttACTATTTCTTTCTCTTCGGCTTTGTTTCGGCGAGAGGAGAGACTGCAGCTACTTTGCTCTCCCCCACACCATAAGCTGCATGGCCAAGGTGTGTCTTTGTGCCAGGTAAGGCATTCCCACTGTAGGGGCAATGAAAATACAACTGGTTCCACCTCGTATTAATATGCCATGCACCGCTtgcatacaacaacaacaaaaagcttcGTGTCTGCGCTGTCGCTTCGTGCTTGATGCTCGGTTTGCTATTTTTAACTGCGACGgtgacggcgacggcgactgcgAGGAAAACCGTCGATTTATTTTGTCGTCAAGTTTATTTCAGCAGCCGCCGCGAGCGCATCATAGAACCCGCGgaccgagccgagccgagccgaccAGCAGTGCCGTGCAgaacagtcgcagcagcagcagcagcagcagcaacaaaagcgcaAAATAGAAAACTctcaaaaattgaaattgttgtaaaaataaattggaCAACAACGCGTGTCGGCAAAGAATCACCCAAAAAGGAGATCAACAAATTCTACAAAATTGcaacacaattttttttgcagttaCATTTTCGTGTTAATTAGTGCGCGACATCGATACAGACCGATTGCAACCGATacccaaatcgaaatcgaaaccgaaaccgattCCCCCAGAGTTGGAGTAACACAAATGTACGTGTGCCTGTGGGAGGATCCAAGTGCAAGTCCTCCCACAAATGTATCCAGCAAACCATTGCAGTTTATtgacagccagccacaaaacagaaagaaaacaagaaaccaGATTGAAACTGCAAGCAAAGTAAACACATAGATTGGCCTGGCCGATCGACGGGCAAGCGCCTGGCCCTGCTTTTCCAGTCCCCCCCTCCTCGGAGACAAAACGgcaagaaaaacagcaaagaaaaaagaaaggcTAGGCTTGGGCGTCGCAGGTTTAAATACTCTAAAAGTCGTATTATTCCTCGTCAAAGATGGTCAAAGTCAACCAAGAGTTGGTCTAGTTTTGTCTGGATTGTCTTTAAAAACGAAAGTTTTACCCCTTAGACGTGACTAACGAGCTGCCTGTGTTATGACAGGTCTTAGATGAAGCTGGTTTTAGTTAACTTTAGCTTAAAAGTGAAGAGCTAGGACAGGCATCAGAATTCTTATCTTTGCATCACAAATTTGGCGCTCATTCAGTTTGGTTTCAGGAGATGAGGTGCCATGAGATACGAGTATGTTTCCCCAGTGATCAGTTGCCATCGACATCTAATAGAATAAAtcttgcactgcttgctgttAAATTGTAATGCCCATTTGTACGAAGAGTATCgcaaaagagaaaactttTCGTGGACGACACTTTGAAAGACCAACAGCAGTAAGAGCTCTCGAGAGGGGTAGATTGGCTAGTCAATGGTCAAGAGAGACATCGGCAGACGGTGAAAATCTTTTcattgcttgctgctgctgttgttgttgttgttgttgttgttattgttgtttttgccgcAAATGTCGTCGACTTGGCGGATCTGTGCGGATTCCACTGCTTGCCGTTCGCTCTCTTTTCCTCATCGCTCTTGCGGGAAGAATAGTGACAATGGAAACTGCTTTTTCACTGCCTATTTCTTACTGCTTTGCCATCCACTTCTTCCCCTTCTTCGTATGCTGCTTTTATCATGATCTCTGCCTCcgattatgaaatatttatgtttgtagAAACAGAGAATAATTTCCAGATTTGTTAACCAACAATTTCCATGGCATAAATCACTCGGGCAACATccgcagagacagagacagagacagaggctcGGAGAAGTCCAGCCTCAAAACCACACACTAGTTGTAGTATGTGGTACTCGTAGTCCAGCCCCGGCTTCGGCTTGTCCACTCTCGAATTATGATAAatgtgcagctgtgtgtgtggggcggaCGGGTCTGGGGTAAATCGCAAATTTTCAGCGTCAAATGCCATTAAGCCAGTCCGCGTTATTGAGTTAAATTGGAAAATAAGCGAGCGACAGTTACTCTCGTTGCTGTGCCTTTGCAATTGTTCGCACTTGGAAACGacggactgcgactgggactgggactgggactgcacAACCCTGGCCCAAGTCCCATTATCCATGCCCCAGCATGTCCCTCTCTGCCCATTCCCGCTTATttgcactactatttcattattatgtgctgctactgctgctgatgatgatgatgatagttATTCCAATTACACAGCAGCTCTTTTCCCTCCAGCTGGCATTCCACAGCAGTTTGGGATCGTAGGAGGACTCTGGAAAGCAAACTGCACGCATGCGTCTGTCGCGTGCAGCAGCCGCCCTAAGATTTCAAGTTCAGATCCATTAACGAGGGTGTGGTGGGGATGGACCGCGCTTAGATTCTATTTATCCAGTGCAATCAGTCAGAAGTCAAAGATGGCAAGCAGTCTGCGGCACTCGTTAAGCAGTGGAAAGCAGTGATCCCCCcacagccagcaagcagtgcagttGCTTCCTTTCAAAATATTGTAATTTCTGCATTTATGCGCATATCTACAATGTAATCACTCTTCACTTCAtctctttgctgctctctctcctgtCTCCGACTAACTGCTGACTCACATGCAACCATCTGAGCTCCGCTCTCTGGTGGCGCGAGAATTGAACATGAAGTTTCCCAGATCCGAAACTTGATTGCCACACAACATgtaataatttgcataaatccaattgaattttgttttctatttcccATGAGAGTTGGTAGTGTTTGGTTCTCTTCACTGCCACAATCCTCCAGATCTTAGCAGATAAATATGCGCATGAACGTCTGTAAACATTTGTTTAGCTTTCGAATAGCTTACACATTCATTCTGGTTTTGTATATgaatcaaattagtttttatagatttttctCTATCATTATCCGACTATTCCAATGAATGACTTATTGCGACTTCTCTGGTGGCCCCTTCCCTCGGTGCTTCCCTCTGCCTGCACATCCATCGATTGCTTTCGTTTGTTATTTCTGGATAATGGCCTGCAGATCTGGTTGCtgttccatttgtttgttttcattgggTCATCTCATATATTATTTGCATAAACGAATCCGAGTGGGTTAGGGGAGGGGgctgggggcagggggcagggggatGTGCAACAGCTGCGCTGGCAGAGCTCGCCAGCCATTCCGTGATACTCCCATTAAATGGCCATAGACAAAAGGAAATGCCAATGGAAGCCAtcaaaaaaatagcaacaataaattctttttgtttaaatttatgaaatttcagttttatttatacacacacacacaccacacacacacacacacaccacactcgCTCACGCTCACTCAATGGGGTCGacgaataaaaaaaagaaaaaacaaaaaacaaatcgcTTATTTAATAGATGGAAAAGAACATTTCTAATGAATGCAGCGCGGCAATCGCAATCGCGTTGCCCATGATTTATGCCCCCCcactgtgtgagtgtgtgtgtgtgtgtaggtgtttgtgtgtctgtgagtgtgtgtgcggacAGGGGGACTCCCAGCTGCCTCATAACTAAAGCCCGCTGCATCTCTGTCATTTATTTGCAGCTCCCGCGATGGGTAACGCCGGCTACACGTGCATACGCCGCACCTTTTGCTGGCTGAACATCATTCTCTGGGTAAGTGGCACATCCCCAGTCCCAACAGGCTGCATGTGGAAGGATGCAGAAGTCAGACAGAAGCTGTCGCAGGCACAGCAAGGCATTACCTTTGTCTGTCCTTAACCGATGATTCCGAATCCGATACGTGATGCTGCCAGCACACAGATTGGGATTGTTTCGAAGTAGACATGCAGCGGATatgcagcaacagttgcagacagacagagcaaCAGGCAGTGGGACTGACAGATGGCAACAGAAATCAAAGGCACAACTTTGCCGACGTCGCGCGTCTGCAGCGGAAGCAAGCAGTGCCGTCTCCACTGTGTATGTACGtgcatgcataaatacatatctgtacatgcatttacatacatttatgtatgtatgtctccCTGTCTGTTTTGTCATTGTCTTGTATGGCTTTGGCGGAGCTTGCTCTTTGAACTGTCAATCGATGTCAGATTGGGATTGGGAAGCTTTGTCCTGATTGTTCGAGCCCCTCCATCACTCCATTTGCCTGACActcgtactctctctctctctctctctctctggcttctCTCTCTGACAGCTCTGCAGCTGCGCTTTCCTGGGCGCCGGCCTGTGGCTGCGCCTCAGCTACGAGGGATATGCCACGCTGCTGCCGCAACATGCCGCACTCAGTGCGGATACGATCTTCATGTCCATTGGCGGTGTGGGCTTCGTGGTGAGCTTCCTTGGCTGCTGCGGCGCCTGGGTACAGTCGCGCtgtctgctggtgctggtaaGTGGCAGAAGGAGACGAAGTTGAAGCTTTTGGCTGTCACATTCTCTCGTTTTC containing:
- the LOC117903721 gene encoding protein THEM6 gives rise to the protein MEQLCYLALGCLLVIVFLYGLLELHYFLRMCICVVLARFVKRRCHILDATTVNGLCLTNDVDTLLYHMNNARYFRELDFARVDFYERSHLYRTITGMGGSVFQGAATIRYRRFIRPFHRFNIVSRIVYWDEQSLFMEHRFVRPSDKFVHCIAICRQRVIDVSMEAVMAELLPRTASDQFRPLERHVVPGSEASLQPMSVTGGISNPAMDQSSLAENGHAAAAAAVPVPATATAPVTALGHCAKLKPSLPPELSKWIEYNDMSSKNLRSGC
- the LOC117903722 gene encoding protein THEM6 gives rise to the protein MSWLVLLLILYVIWDVNYFIRCVFTVFAGRLFQRKRKVTESTSIYGLCTSQDVDIFIRHMNNARYLRELDFARFHFYALTGLYERIRQRRGGAVQGASSVRYRRTIPIFHPYKIQTKLVWWDDKAIYLEQQFVTLSDGFVRAVALSKQCITNCNVEELLKTYPEAAQRPAMPADLKLWLDAIELSSQKLRKDK